GCGCGAGCTGTATCATTACTCTTCTctcttatactttttttttgtttgttcaaAAGAACTCTGAAACTTTGAGATTCAAAGTCAATGGCCTCTTTTTTTCGTAAGTTTTTCGTTCAACTTCGTCCGCTCGTACAcggtaaataataaaaaaaaatcgtgtCTCTCGGTCTATCCGTGTCTCCTGCGTAAGTTTTCGTGTGAGTAGTCGTCTTCTATAATTACAATATAATACACTGCGTTCTCTCGTCGTTCTATGTATAAACAAGAaaccgagcgagagagctcgtcgcgtgcgcgcgaacCTTATACGAGCGATGAAAACGAGAAAGTATCGAAGTACATGTACAGCGTTACGTGTATATAGGTTCAGGGTTTTCGCCGAGGCGGGAGATGCGAGCGAGGGCAGCGGCGGCGGGTAAACTCATCGCGTCAGGTCACCGTATATACTAATCTCCTTCGCCTCAGTCCATATGTGTAACGCGACGCCGTCGTCAGTGTAAAAAAAGATCATTCTCTTAGAAAAATCGCGATGAATGTCCGCCCCGCGCCCTGAAAATTCCAAGCTCTTCGCAGAGTTGCATGCAGAGGATCTTCGTCttctataaaattaaaatatcgtGGTATCTCCGCCAGGAGCTTGGCCTTTTCGAGCCGTCCGACACGATCCCGGGCACCTTTGCTTATTTTGAAATAGGCACTTTTTGATTATGTTATACCGCAGTAAGCGCAATgcgctttaaaaaataatcaacaacGATCAGTCGAAATAAGATAAACGATAAAAACAGTGACGGCAATATTGCTTTCCGGGCCGATCACAGTCAGTCGAACTACTAGTATTCTAGATTTAGATTAAAAACGCAAAAACTCTACAACAAAAGCCGTATACTTCAAAGTAGCCAAAGGCGCACGGTGTGCCGCGTTCGTCTCTACCTCCCTCGCGGCCGCTCATACCCAGTATTGCTTGAACACGGAGTTCGCTCAGTCACCGGGCCAAAGCCGACCTCACAACTGCTCGGACAGTATGATGACGTGCACGGCTTGTATGTTGTCGTTGTGGCCCGACTTGCTGTTGGCCGAGCCAGTCGTCGTGGTCGCGCCCTTGTAGGACACGCGACCCTCCTCGAGGCTCTCGATGGCCGTGTGTTCGCAGCCCTCGGCCTCGGCGCGCTCGCCCTCGGGTCCGGAGCCGgaagtcgtcgtcgccgcggtCTCGATCACGTCCGGAATGTTAGACAGAGTCATCGTTGCGTGCTTGTCGCGTTGTCGCGGACTCAGCCTCCCGAGGCAATCGACGACGCTGCTCTTCCGGCTGGGCTGGGACTCCTTGATCTCGTCGAGGTTCGTCGAGGCGGGCAGGATCGTGTTGCAGCTGTCGTCCATCGGGGCGAACTTGACCCGGGGCTGACTCCGCGTCGCGGGGTTGTTGTTGCTCGGCTCGGCCTCGTTCTCCCGCAGGCTCATCGATGTCGAGGTGGAGTCCTGCGAGGACTCGGTCGTGGCGAAGGAGCGTCGCCTGAGCAGCGCCGACTCGACTATGTCGGTCTCGGCGCCGAGCAGGTGCTGCTGTCGCTCGACCATCGACCTGGCAGTGGCCGCCGCGGCGAGCAGCTCCTCGGAGGCGAGTCGCGGGTGACTGCACTGGTCGGGCACCTCGGGCACGGCCTCGAGCAGACCCGATCGGTCTCTTCGCCTGGATAGGGTGCCGACGTGGCTCTCGGCCCCGGTGAGGAGTCTGCGCCCGGTGCTGGGGGGTTCGAGGTCCGAGATCTCTAGGAGACCGGACTTGTCTACCCGCCTGACGGACGTGGTGGTTGGCGCACCGTCGAGCGTGTCCTGCACGGGTCCGGCGAGCCGATTGCCGCGGGGCAGGGTGGCGTAGTAGAAGGCGTTGCTGGAGCTGACGAGAGGCGGCTGGGCAGTGACGGGCGAGCGAAggtagccgccgccgccgggcGCCGGGCTCGTGCTGGAGGGTCGGTAAAGGGGATCGCTCTCGATGACGATCTCCATGTGGTGGCCGCCGCTAGTGCTggccggctgctgctgcacgtgCTGGAGAAGGTGTGAGTGGGGGGCCTGCTGCTAGAGCCAGGTGGTCCGCGATTTTCCGGCTCGCGAGCCGGTAGGCTGATCTCAGACTATTATTTCACGAATGATGCGACGACCCCGGCTGTTGGGGGTCGAGTAGCCCGACTCCAGCGACTCGTCGTACGACAGGCTCACCTGCTGCGGTGGCTTGCTGTCCTCGTCGTAGTTCTCCTGGTAGGGAAGACCTGACACGTCGTATGGTGAATCTGCAAGGCAAAGGAGAAAAATTCCGTCTGAGTATAAAGCTGTACATTGTACGCAATAGGCAGGAATCGATTTAACGAGAATCGGATAATTGAACCGCAGCGCGCGGTGTGTGATTTTACGGCGTGTTTGCGCGGACAGCGCGTGGAGTGTACCTTACGTAACGAGAATCGCAAACAGTAATGATTGTGTGGCGGTGTATACGCGCCCGTGGACAAATTGCGTGTGCGCCTGTCGGCTCTCCGAGACGCAGCGAGCATGCATCGGATGAATTACGCGAGCTCGTGTAACGGACGGAGGTATGCGCCGGCTTTTGCAAGTTGCATATGCGTTTGGTTAATTTGTCAAGAGACGAGCGGAGCAGAATCCTTTGTGTTTTCATTTGTTCGGAAACAAATTAGCAGTATTTGTTTCGTGTCCGCTCgcgctcgagcgcgcgagctcgtCCTCCGGTAATGGCCGAATTTTAAAGCGATTTTACCGCCCAAATTCGACGTGGCGCGCAGCTGGCCCGAGCTTTCAATCGATTTGATGGAAGTAATCGCAGTCGTGCAAATGCCTTTTAATTCAAATATCATCCGGCTGTTGTTGCCATTAGTCACGGTAATTAGGTTAAAGACGTAATTTGGAAAAACGCGAGCGTCGAAGGTCAGCGATTACACGAGAGGAAAATCGCAGCGGATTTTCCCTCGCCGGCTGTTATTACCGTCCGACAGAAAAAGAACCgtcggagaaagagaaagaataGAATGAGAGTAAAAAAAGAGAACGTCGAGTTCCGCACTAACCGACATGCTTCTGGGACTTGACAACCGTGGCGAATGGCTCGCAAAATTGCTGCCGACTCAGATTGTGGCTCTCCCTGTAATCTTCGCGCTGCGGCAGGTAATGCGGGTGGGCCGGGTAATCGGACTCGGTGGTGGCGTAGCCTCCCATGTCGTAGGGGGTGCCGACCACGCCGACTTGACCGGCGTTGACGCCAACGCCGTTAGCCGCCGCCGCAGATTTCATCTGCCAGATCGAGTCCTGCGAGTTGACCGAGCCGCCGTTGTTCGAGTTGGAGTAGCTGTTCTCCATGTAGCCCATGTTAACACCTGTTGAAATCGAGGTAATCAATTAGAGACTGAATTTTTTCTCGTGCGCATGCAAATCGTCGTACGTTTCTGGAACCGCTCAATCTTCCCGGTATTTATTCTTGAGTTATGGGATTTACGTGTCGATTGATATATTTATGCATTCTCCTCCGTTCGGAATGCACAAGACGCGCCGCGTCCAACTTATTTCCAAGTTCTTGAAGCGCGAGGTAGGATCGcaaagtttttattatttattatacgcgGGAGCTCCGATCGATAGGGAATTGCGGAGTTTCGATGGCTTTCGAATTGATGGGAAATAACCTTTAAGACCGCGCGGCAGTTCCAGAAAGTATAAGCCGACACACGTATACGTCAAGCTCAACAATGGACGGAGCATCAAACGAGCCGTCGCGTCAATCGCACTTGCTTCCACACATCAAAGAGCAGAGCTATACCAACACCGGATTAATTGGAATGACACAATCGCAGCAGGGCACACACAATGAAAAATTCCAAGACACAGTTAGTATAGAGACCCAAAAGACCAATTACCATTATTCTCACCATTGATGTTATGATTCGGCTGGTGGTATCCGTAGCCGGTCTGGGCGTAAGCCGGCGTCTTGCTGTcctcgagagcgagcgcgtgaTCCAGGCTGTGTTCCAGGGCTTTGTTCTCGGCGTAGTAAGGCGGCGGCGCTTGCGTCTGCTGACCGTTTCCGGTTACCAGGCTCGGCCTTACTCTACAATTACAAAAGACGCCACAGCGTTATATCCTCGTTCGATCGTAATTTGATTTATCGACTCTGCATAATTAAAAGCGCGCTATCTATGATTAACGAAGGGTCGGCTGTGTGCAAGGACTCGCGCATTGAACTTTCGATCGACGGGAAGTGCGTAATGCGCGGCTAATGAAGGACGACATcaacgacgatgatgatgagtCCGATGTGACTAACAACGTAGCGCGCGTTACATCATAACGATGATTCGCGCGATTTGATCATCGATTAGAATAGTCGTTTTCTCGGAAAAAGAGCGTTGATGACGAATTTATCCGCGCTGTTTTCCCTCGTGCCGGaggaaaaaggaaagaaaaacaagTTCGCGCAAAAATACCTTCTGTTATCGCAGCGAAATCTCACGCGCGTGGAAGAGGATCCTCGGCTCTCTCTTTCCCGAGCGCGAGCGAAATTCCCCGATAAGAAATAAGACACGCGGGCGTCGTAGGTAGGAAAAAAAAGCACCGGCCCCCGAGGGCAGGAGGAAAACGGCTCATAAGCGAGTTACGGATATACCcactcggcggcggcggcggcggcggcggcgcgcaaaGAAAAACTCGGTAACGAGATACGGCGCTGATCGAGTTTTCGTCGGCTCTTAATCGAGCGTCTCTTTGTGGCGGTCGCGAGCACGCGCACCGAGGGTAACtgagaaaaagagagcagcTAGCTAGGCTTTAATGGAGGCTCGAATTGCTGCCTCGGAGCCGGAAGACTTTTGACGAATGCGGAGAGGGATTCTTCCCGCGAGTTTGGGTAAACAGATTTGAGCTTTGTCGAGGACGCTATGGAGGAGCTTTTTCTCTTCCGAGAGGAGAACGACTTTCTAGACGCCGCTATAAGAGTAAAAGCAAACGTTATTAATTTCGAATAAGAGCTCGCGCGGTTGAGGAAAACGGCCGAGGCGCTCTCTCGATTAAGTCGTTCGGTTTAATTAAAAGTCGCTGCGCGCTATCGTCCCCATAGCCGTTCGCATAATCGTTGCGCGCGTTTTATCCCCTTACGAGCGCGATCCATCGTCATTTCGAGCTCGACTGCAGGCTGCTGTATACAGCGGGGCAGGAATGCAaagcgagaagaaaaaacagcCGCGGGACTAGAGGAGAGAAGAAATCAATTTGAACGCTCGGCAAAAATATGAGACTAGTTTATATCAGAAATTTACCGATGGAGCCGATTATCTTTCAGGTCGCCGGAggctgccactgctgctgtGTTGCAGTAGctccttgaaaatcgagttttctTCCTGTCCGCGCATCTCGCCGAGCAGATTACAAGGGCTGCGCGCATGTGCACACGTACGCGCGGGGATATAGAGGAGTAGATTGccgcgagagaaaagaagagggagagagagatacgtgtGCGGAGGAACGTATGCTCTTGCAAATACCCGGAGTATCGGCTGAGACACGCTCCAAGGACCTTTTACCAGTCTTTGCCTTCCCTTTTCTCGGCGGCTCCGCCGGCGCATCTCTTTATGCCGTGCTCCTCTTTATGCAGCGGTTTTTGTCTATTTTCTTTGCGCTTaccctctcttttttcccgcGATGCGCTCACGTCCTCtgtactctttctctcgcggctATTCGCTGTTTACGTTCGCGGCCGACGTCGCTGCGCAGGAATTCATCGCGAGAACAACGTTAACGTTTAAATAAAACGCGGAGAAAAGTAGCTTCGAACAACGAGCTCTTGAAACCCGTTCTCCCGATACTAGCTGCTCTTCTCTCTTATATACCCACACACAGACACGTCTTTTAAAACTCGGAACAGCCTTCCTCTCCCAGGCTTACAAGCGTCTCTCCTTCCTCACAGCCGCCGTCTGTCCTCCCATCCTTATCTCGCGAACATATCCCTTCATcctattttttcttcctcgccgGCCCGCTCTTCGGCTCCTCGTCCCGTGTGTTCTCGATGACACTTCCATTTCACGCTTTACGAGCCCAGTGCGCAGGCCGGGATTACGAGGGCGGCATGGAGAGCACGGGTACTTAGGAGTGgccgatgcgcgcgcgcgcgcggcgcgatctgactttgaaatttttttcataccCTTCCGGCACCTGAGATACGCTAATTTCGCTCCATGCGGATATAGTCTCGGAGCGACGGAGTTTATAAGCCACTCGGATCAGAACTTTTCCGCTTGAGCTTTATTAAGAACGTTAATCAATGAGTCGTTAATCGCGACTGCGGGAACCTTTGACCCTCAAAGAAAATCTTTTCCTGAAACGCGCGTATGTGGACGCGGCTTAAGGAAGGGAAAAaatagaggagagagagaggcctgCAACATTAAACGTGCGCAGGCATAAAAAAGACAGAGGAGGTGTAAAAAAATGACCCACTTTCCTAATGACGTATGCATAATGAACACAGGGGCTCGAACGGAATTTTCAACGAGTTTTCAACAAAGCAAGATGTGTACGAGTTGAATCCAGCCGTTACGCTCGGCTCGGAGAAAGTTTTGCACTCTCGACGGTAGAAGTCTAATCCCTGTACTTACGCATTCGAATCCATCTCGTAGTCTTTGGCTTTGGCAGCATGTTTCCTGCGGCACCGGCAGAACAGAAGCAGCAACGCAGCGAACAATAGGAATACGGCTCCGCTTACCACGAGAGCAATTAAAGTTGGAGTTGCCAGTGCACCGGCGTGCGCGATGTAAGAGGGTCCGACTGCAAAATTAATGGTTAAACATTAcgcttaataattttacagGCCATTGTTTTTGAAGCCCCTTCGTGGACCAGCCCTCGACACTCGgtagctgctgcagcggcgaCAGAGAGAAAACTGTGTACTCTTGCAGTAGAGTATAATAAATTCCTCGGCTGAACTTTCTTCGTTCGTGACCGTTTGTTGACGCTATCTCGCCGCGGTCGTTTGAAAAAACTTTACTCGCGAGTATTTCCCACTAATAAGCCCACATGCGAGGTTATCAAAGACAAGAAAGGGAAGCATCGGATTCAATACTctcctctcgtcgtcgtcgtcatcggtGTATTGACACATCCGCGTTACACGAGCTGCGCCGACCTTATTTaaaatcgatattttttccaaGGAGCTGCCAGGCATTACTCATTTACTTTGGACTTAATGAAATGGAAACGCGTTTCTGCAACGCGCTTATAATTAAAAGTAGGACGCCCGTGATAATGTGTAGCTTTTAGCTGTAATTGACGTATTGCAtctccgcgctcgcgcgcgcccgccGTTAATGTAATAACCGAGCGTTTTTCTCTTCCGAGAATTACACGGCGAGCTCTTTTCCGCTCTTCTTGCCAACCTTTTAGCCGATCTATAAACTCCCGTGCATGAAGCCTCGCTAACGTAAAAATCACTCGATATTCCATCAAGACTAAGAGTACAAGTTTTCCCTTTCAGAGTACTCTGCAGCGCgttaatctctctctctctctcgctgctgctgctgctgcctgaCGATAATCCCTCCCTTTTGCCCCAATCTGGAGGAATTagaagatgcagtgtgtaTACTCACTCTCGGCTTCGACGTAATCGCCGCAACGTTGGCGATCGGCCTTCAGGCAGAACCTCACCCTGATCCTGGGCTCGGAGCTCGAGGCTGCGGGGTCATCGAGAATGCCCTCACGTTGCGTGGCGGAACTTCCGAGCACCTCCAGGGGCCAGTCGTCGACGATGCGCCACGTGTTGTCCGAGCCGGAGTCGGACTTCTCGATGGAGGCGACGAGAGCCAAGCAGGTCGGGCCTACGTTGATCGCCAGGGTACCGCTTTCTGGGTCGTAGCTCACGCGCTGTGGAGCCGGAATCTTGGCTACGGCCGTTGTGGCGGTGGTCTCTTCGGAAAAGTCCGAGTGGTTGGCCGTGTTGACGACTTTCACCTGATTAAACGGCGAGAGAAAGGCCAATTATTAGCGCGAATTCAGGGCGCGTCAATAACCGTCGAGAGCTGTCGATGCGAGACTCACCTTGAAAGCGTAAGTCTGGTGTTGCTCCAGATCGGGGACGTTGCAGGGATTGGATTTCCTACACAACGGGTATTCTTGCCACTGACCGGCGGGTCCGCGAGGTGGCGCGCAGTCGGCGGCTATGACCTCGTCTCCTCCCGCGACTCTCCTGTACCAGACGTAGGCCTTGTCGATGGTCAGACCGCCGTCGAAGCCCAAGTCCCAGGCGAGAGCCACGTGGGTCGGTCCGGTGTCTACGGCTCTCAAGTTCGTCGGACGCTCGGGTGCGCCCTTTGGTTGAAGCTTGATGGTCGAGACGAGCATGCCCTGAGCGTTGGCTGCTCGGCAGTTGTAGTCTCCGTAGTCCGACTCGCGGATGTTGTTGATCTTCAGGACGGACGTGTAGACGTCGTCTTCGTCGGCGAAGGTGGAGATCTCGTAGTGTCCGTCACTGGAGGAGCCCTGGAGCGGTGCGAGGTTCGTGCCGTAGCTCCACTGGAACTCGGGCTTGGGCCAGGCCTGGACCTTGCAGGTCACGTTCGCGGTCTCGCGCAGGCCGTTAGCGACCTTGTCGTACTGGTGAAGCATGATCGGAGGGTGCTCGACCTTCAGGATCATCTGCGACTCGACGACCTTGATGTTGTCGTTGCTGAATACGCAGGTGTACTTGCCCCGGTCGGTAGCGACGATCTTGTCGGTCTCGGGACGGGCGTTGCCCAGGAAATTGAGCGTCGAGTTGACGGTGACGACGCGGCCGTGGCCCTCCGATTGGATCGTGGTGACCTTGTAGAGGCTCTGGTCAGCGGTGAGCTCGCGATCGTCCTTCAGCCAGCGCACGTACGGTTTCGGCTTGCCGGATGCTACGCAGGACACTTGGAACGACGACTCGCCGACCCTAGAAATGGAATTAATGAATCGCCGTTCGACGCAGAAGAGGATCGCGAGCGATGCTGGGAAGAGAGCCGAGGCTCTTCTCGCTCTCATGAATGAGACAAACTTTTTTGCATGCCGCCGGCGCTCAATTACGCGCTCGGCCGATGCACAATTGAGGCTCACGCAGTCTAATTGCCGGCCGCGCGTAATTGAGGCGCgggtttatttataaactttcaTTGAGAGGGAAGGGTCCGTCCCCTCGGCGGGGGGAGGTCCTTGGAAACAATTACCCGCgcttcggagagagagagagagagagcaagatcATGCGCGTCATTAAAATGCGCGTAGTCGCGCAATTATCAAGGAAAGCTAGACCCGGAGGGtcggcgctctctctctctctctccgtctcacGGTTATTAAGCTCATCGCGGATAATCGTCGTAGCGGAGATCGGGGTGGAATAAAGGCGAGGAGGTGCACTCACTTCCTGGTGACGTGGGGCTGGAGCTTGCTGAGAATCTTGGGCGGCTGAGTGACGGTCAGGTTGACCGAGGCCGACTCGCCGTTGCCGATCTCGTTGAAGGCATGGCATCGGTAGATGCCCTCGCTGCTGAGGTGCACCGAGTTGATCTCGTACTTGGAGCCCATGTGCTCGGCCGCGGAGATGCCGTTGTCGCTGGCGCGGGACCACTGGAACTGCGGCTCCGGGTAGCCGGGCGGGTTGGCGACGCAGGTCAGGATGACCTTGGAGTTCTCGGCGGCGATGGGCGAGTCGGGCGAGATGCTGGCCGGACCCGGCTTGTGCCGCACGCGGATCTCGACGCTGGCCATGGCGTAGTGGTTCTTGCTCGGGCCTCCCGACGGGCTGATCGAGTTGATGGCTCGGCAGGTGTAGATGCCAGCGTTGTCGGCCGACACGCGGATCAGTCGCAGGATATGGCCTTCCACGCGGAACTCCGGTCGACCTGGAGAGAGGGGGCAAGAACGCGATTGAGAAGATGTTCtatcatattgcgcggaaagGACGGAGCGAGCGATTCCGCGACTCTTACCTTCTCGGAGCCACTCGATCGTGGTGGGCGGCGGGTTGGACGAGACGTTGCAGTGCACGGTGACGGTGTCCTCAACCTCGGCGGTCCTGACCTTCTCGCCCTCGATGACGACGGTCGGCGGGTAGAGCACGTCCAGGTGCAGGAAGCTCTCGCCCTTGGTGCTGAGGCCGTTGTCGGCCTGACAGGTGTACTTGCCGGCGTCCTGCAGCGTGACCTTGGGGATGATGTGCTTGAGGCTCGTGCCGACGAAGCTGTTGTCCTTGATCCAGCGGACCGAGTTGACGACGGGTTTGGCGTTGACCATGCACTGGAGCGTGGCCGTGCTGTTGACCTCGACCTTGAGGGGGTTCTCGGTGCCGACGGACACCCGGGGGAAGTACTGCACGTCGAGGGTCATGCTGGCCGAGAGGATCTCGTTAGGACGCATGGCCCTGTTGTGGACTTCGCACTTCAGCAAGGACTTGTCGTCCTCCTTGGTCGGGATCATGACGTAAGTTTTGCCGGTGTGGAGGACGTTGGACGAGTCACCGCGGTACCAGCGGATCTCGGGCTCGGGGCTGCCGCCATTGGTGTTGCAGGTCAGCTCGAGCTTCTCGGCCTCGCGGGCGACGGCCGCGACCGGGAGGATCGTGGGCGGACTCGGCGGGCGCAGCACCGTCAGCGTGATGTTCTTGTGGTAGAGGTTGCGACCGGTACCGCTGACCTTGACGCGGCACTCGTACTTGCCGTTGTCGCGCTCGTACGAGACGTTGCGGATCTCCAGGTCGTAGCGGCCCTTCTCCGGCTGCATGTAGACCGAGTAGTAGGGCGCCAGAGCCGTGTTCTCGATTGCGGCGTTGTCGTGCGCGTTGCCCGTGTGCGTCAGCCAGAAGAAGGTGGCGTTGTCCCGCGGCGGCTCGAACCGGCATCGCAGAATGACCGTCG
The sequence above is drawn from the Nasonia vitripennis strain AsymCx chromosome 4, Nvit_psr_1.1, whole genome shotgun sequence genome and encodes:
- the LOC100119138 gene encoding hemicentin-1 isoform X1 gives rise to the protein MAPPERHRPNTCCCYLLILLGFIGASGAREIGETQVDTHEGSTVILRCRFEPPRDNATFFWLTHTGNAHDNAAIENTALAPYYSVYMQPEKGRYDLEIRNVSYERDNGKYECRVKVSGTGRNLYHKNITLTVLRPPSPPTILPVAAVAREAEKLELTCNTNGGSPEPEIRWYRGDSSNVLHTGKTYVMIPTKEDDKSLLKCEVHNRAMRPNEILSASMTLDVQYFPRVSVGTENPLKVEVNSTATLQCMVNAKPVVNSVRWIKDNSFVGTSLKHIIPKVTLQDAGKYTCQADNGLSTKGESFLHLDVLYPPTVVIEGEKVRTAEVEDTVTVHCNVSSNPPPTTIEWLREGRPEFRVEGHILRLIRVSADNAGIYTCRAINSISPSGGPSKNHYAMASVEIRVRHKPGPASISPDSPIAAENSKVILTCVANPPGYPEPQFQWSRASDNGISAAEHMGSKYEINSVHLSSEGIYRCHAFNEIGNGESASVNLTVTQPPKILSKLQPHVTRKVGESSFQVSCVASGKPKPYVRWLKDDRELTADQSLYKVTTIQSEGHGRVVTVNSTLNFLGNARPETDKIVATDRGKYTCVFSNDNIKVVESQMILKVEHPPIMLHQYDKVANGLRETANVTCKVQAWPKPEFQWSYGTNLAPLQGSSSDGHYEISTFADEDDVYTSVLKINNIRESDYGDYNCRAANAQGMLVSTIKLQPKGAPERPTNLRAVDTGPTHVALAWDLGFDGGLTIDKAYVWYRRVAGGDEVIAADCAPPRGPAGQWQEYPLCRKSNPCNVPDLEQHQTYAFKVKVVNTANHSDFSEETTATTAVAKIPAPQRVSYDPESGTLAINVGPTCLALVASIEKSDSGSDNTWRIVDDWPLEVLGSSATQREGILDDPAASSSEPRIRVRFCLKADRQRCGDYVEAEIGPSYIAHAGALATPTLIALVVSGAVFLLFAALLLLFCRCRRKHAAKAKDYEMDSNAVRPSLVTGNGQQTQAPPPYYAENKALEHSLDHALALEDSKTPAYAQTGYGYHQPNHNINGENNGVNMGYMENSYSNSNNGGSVNSQDSIWQMKSAAAANGVGVNAGQVGVVGTPYDMGGYATTESDYPAHPHYLPQREDYRESHNLSRQQFCEPFATVVKSQKHVDSPYDVSGLPYQENYDEDSKPPQQVSLSYDESLESGYSTPNSRGRRIIREIIV
- the LOC100119138 gene encoding hemicentin-1 isoform X3 — encoded protein: MFRINSAMRFAALLVFGLGASGAREIGETQVDTHEGSTVILRCRFEPPRDNATFFWLTHTGNAHDNAAIENTALAPYYSVYMQPEKGRYDLEIRNVSYERDNGKYECRVKVSGTGRNLYHKNITLTVLRPPSPPTILPVAAVAREAEKLELTCNTNGGSPEPEIRWYRGDSSNVLHTGKTYVMIPTKEDDKSLLKCEVHNRAMRPNEILSASMTLDVQYFPRVSVGTENPLKVEVNSTATLQCMVNAKPVVNSVRWIKDNSFVGTSLKHIIPKVTLQDAGKYTCQADNGLSTKGESFLHLDVLYPPTVVIEGEKVRTAEVEDTVTVHCNVSSNPPPTTIEWLREGRPEFRVEGHILRLIRVSADNAGIYTCRAINSISPSGGPSKNHYAMASVEIRVRHKPGPASISPDSPIAAENSKVILTCVANPPGYPEPQFQWSRASDNGISAAEHMGSKYEINSVHLSSEGIYRCHAFNEIGNGESASVNLTVTQPPKILSKLQPHVTRKVGESSFQVSCVASGKPKPYVRWLKDDRELTADQSLYKVTTIQSEGHGRVVTVNSTLNFLGNARPETDKIVATDRGKYTCVFSNDNIKVVESQMILKVEHPPIMLHQYDKVANGLRETANVTCKVQAWPKPEFQWSYGTNLAPLQGSSSDGHYEISTFADEDDVYTSVLKINNIRESDYGDYNCRAANAQGMLVSTIKLQPKGAPERPTNLRAVDTGPTHVALAWDLGFDGGLTIDKAYVWYRRVAGGDEVIAADCAPPRGPAGQWQEYPLCRKSNPCNVPDLEQHQTYAFKVKVVNTANHSDFSEETTATTAVAKIPAPQRVSYDPESGTLAINVGPTCLALVASIEKSDSGSDNTWRIVDDWPLEVLGSSATQREGILDDPAASSSEPRIRVRFCLKADRQRCGDYVEAEIGPSYIAHAGALATPTLIALVVSGAVFLLFAALLLLFCRCRRKHAAKAKDYEMDSNAVRPSLVTGNGQQTQAPPPYYAENKALEHSLDHALALEDSKTPAYAQTGYGYHQPNHNINGENNGVNMGYMENSYSNSNNGGSVNSQDSIWQMKSAAAANGVGVNAGQVGVVGTPYDMGGYATTESDYPAHPHYLPQREDYRESHNLSRQQFCEPFATVVKSQKHVDSPYDVSGLPYQENYDEDSKPPQQVSLSYDESLESGYSTPNSRGRRIIREIIV
- the LOC100119138 gene encoding hemicentin-1 isoform X4, which produces MFRINSAMRFAALLVFGLGASGAREIGETQVDTHEGSTVILRCRFEPPRDNATFFWLTHTGNAHDNAAIENTALAPYYSVYMQPEKGRYDLEIRNVSYERDNGKYECRVKVSGTGRNLYHKNITLTVLRPPSPPTILPVAAVAREAEKLELTCNTNGGSPEPEIRWYRGDSSNVLHTGKTYVMIPTKEDDKSLLKCEVHNRAMRPNEILSASMTLDVQYFPRVSVGTENPLKVEVNSTATLQCMVNAKPVVNSVRWIKDNSFVGTSLKHIIPKVTLQDAGKYTCQADNGLSTKGESFLHLDVLYPPTVVIEGEKVRTAEVEDTVTVHCNVSSNPPPTTIEWLREGRPEFRVEGHILRLIRVSADNAGIYTCRAINSISPSGGPSKNHYAMASVEIRVRHKPGPASISPDSPIAAENSKVILTCVANPPGYPEPQFQWSRASDNGISAAEHMGSKYEINSVHLSSEGIYRCHAFNEIGNGESASVNLTVTQPPKILSKLQPHVTRKVGESSFQVSCVASGKPKPYVRWLKDDRELTADQSLYKVTTIQSEGHGRVVTVNSTLNFLGNARPETDKIVATDRGKYTCVFSNDNIKVVESQMILKVEHPPIMLHQYDKVANGLRETANVTCKVQAWPKPEFQWSYGTNLAPLQGSSSDGHYEISTFADEDDVYTSVLKINNIRESDYGDYNCRAANAQGMLVSTIKLQPKGAPERPTNLRAVDTGPTHVALAWDLGFDGGLTIDKAYVWYRRVAGGDEVIAADCAPPRGPAGQWQEYPLCRKSNPCNVPDLEQHQTYAFKVKVVNTANHSDFSEETTATTAVAKIPAPQRVSYDPESGTLAINVGPTCLALVASIEKSDSGSDNTWRIVDDWPLEVLGSSATQREGILDDPAASSSEPRIRVRFCLKADRQRCGDYVEAEIGPSYIAHAGALATPTLIALVVSGAVFLLFAALLLLFCRCRRKHAAKAKDYEMDSNAVRPSLVTGNGQQTQAPPPYYAENKALEHSLDHALALEDSKTPAYAQTGYGYHQPNHNINGVNMGYMENSYSNSNNGGSVNSQDSIWQMKSAAAANGVGVNAGQVGVVGTPYDMGGYATTESDYPAHPHYLPQREDYRESHNLSRQQFCEPFATVVKSQKHVDSPYDVSGLPYQENYDEDSKPPQQVSLSYDESLESGYSTPNSRGRRIIREIIV